The Pogoniulus pusillus isolate bPogPus1 chromosome 21, bPogPus1.pri, whole genome shotgun sequence genomic interval TAATTCTCTCTGTATGATGCTGAAGCCAGTCTACCTTTTTATGGATTGAATCACTATGATCAGACAAGTTAAAACAACACATTCCTTCTacatcttcacagccttttccttgtacTAAAAGCAAGTAATCTATAGCTGCTCTATTTTGCAGGGTAGCCTTTCGCAAACTATTTTGATCTACTGCAAGCTGAGAAATAACACTAGTAGTAACATTAGCTTGTTTTGCTGTCCAACATGCTAATCTCTGAATGGCTGACAAGGCATGTGCTGTTCCTATAGGAGGAAACAATGCTCCAAAAACTCTTGCTGTATGAGACCAAAGTTCCACTTCATCATTACAATCAGAGGTTAACATTTCTACATTTCTACGATTTCTTAATAGAGTAGCACTACTTGCAATATGATTTCGGATAAATTCTGAAGTAGGAGTTAGCAAAGAAAGGTGACCAATGTAACATGGCCCTCCGTTACTTTCTTTTGGGATTCCAGGCCACGCTCTTCTACCACAGATCAGGAACACATTTCTAGGCAATCTTAAGGCTTTGGTAATGTTAAGGCACATACCATTTGTGTTCCAACCATAAACCGTGTCTTTAGCACAAAAATCAGAGGTACTCCAATAAGGAAAGTGATAGGATGTTAGATCTGTTATTTGACGATTCGTCAGATTGTACGAGCCAAATATCAGACATCCTGACTGATTTGGCATTCTACTTCCTAACAGGTTGAACTCTTGAGGATCCCATGGTAAAGGGTCATTGAGGCTTGCAACTATTAATGCCATACAATGACTTATACTTTTTGCTGTAGAACAATCTTGATGTGTGAGAGATGAAAAGGAGGCTACCAAAGTGCGTTGATCATCAAATGGCAACCCTATCAGGCATGTTTTAAATGGGTCTGTGGCTGCTGATAAGTGTAAGCAAAAGGATGGGTTATTTGTCTCCTTTGCCCAATTCACCCAAAAGTTGTCTTCACTACCCCACCCAAGATTCTCCTGCAccacaaaaataattacaatagCAGATAACCAATACATATTGTTCAACATTTAGCTCAGATCAGTTGTCTCTGGTGACGTTGTGTGCAGCTTCTAAGTCAGCGATTTCTTCTATCGCCGTTTGATCatcctccttgttttccttggtTTCAGCATGTAGCCAGGGTCGCACCCACTTGGCTGGCAACCACCGCTCTCCGTCCTCTGTAATGACACAAGCATATCCACGACCCCAAGTTATTAATCTCCATGGTCCATTCCAGGTGGCTGATGAGGGGTCCCAAGCTTGCACAGAAACGtgtgtttcttttaaaggaTTGTTTTGAGTAAAATGTCTAAAGATAGGGGTTGACCCAACTTCTTGATTCGACTTTTGTGACCAGAGTTTCcaatttaaaacataaatgGCCTTTGAAAGAATATCgtggggggagtgggaatgGGAAAACTCCCCCTGTCTTTGAAAAATGGCAATATATCGTTTGAGATCAGAATGCTTTCTTTCAACAATTGCCTGTCCTGTGCTATTGTAAGGAATTCCAAATAAATGTTTGATATTCCAGGCTGAAAGAAACGCTTCAACAATTTGGCTTTTATAATTTGGACCATTGTCTGTCTTAATTGTTTGGGGGTTTCCTAATACAGCAAATGCCATTCTCCAATGTCGACACGTTGCTGACGCCCCCGATGATGTCATGGCAGATGCCCACAAGGCTGAACTATATGTATCTACTGTGACATGAACATATTTTAGACGTCCAAATGACGGAACAATTGTAATGTCTGTTTGAAATAACTCTCTTGCCTCAGTCCCCCTAGGATTAGTGCCTTCTGATTGTAGGGGTGAGACCTTGGCACAATCAGGAcacgaggcaataatgccacgaGCAGTTTGCAGAGATATAGAGAATTCCTTAGACAAACTTTTTGCAGATTGGTGAAAGAATGCATGACTTACTTGTGCTTGCTTAATTGCCTGAGTGGCTGATTTGACAGAAACAGAAGGTTCATCAGTATCAttttgctgggctccagcactcaccaccTCATCGGCTTTCGCGTTTCCTTCTGACAAGAATCCAGGCAAGTTAGTATGACTACGAATATGAgtacaaaaatataaacattttctgtttagaATCAAATTCAACAATTGAATAATCACAGCTTCAATAACCTTGTTAGAAATGTGTCCAATAATTGACTCCTCTACTCGATTCACAACAGAAGctacatacatagaatcagtaaTAATATTTACAGGGATATTTACAAAGTCTTCAAACACCATTGTTACTGCTTTGAGTTCAAGGCATTGAACAGAAACTCCTTCTAGTTCTTTCACTACAGTCTTCCATTGTTTGGAAGTGTCACACCATTTAGCATAGCcatatttgtgtgttttcccaGAAGCATCAGTAAAAACTGTAACACCATTTTCAATAGGTTGTTcacatttcagtgctttctggTTTAACATCAATTGAGTACCAAATAAAGGAAATGCAGGATAATGATTATCAATAGATGTAGCAATCACTGCAGTAGCAAAAGAATATGACATGTTACACCATTCTTCTACCACTGATTTCATTGCAAATGGTAACACAATCTTAGTTACTTCTACCCCAAAAACATGACATACTCTACGTTTTGCCTTTAACAGCAAGGAACCAACAAGGTCAAGTTTGTGTAACAGTGATGCATGAGGCTGACTTTTTGGAAATAACCACTCCAATAGTAGGAATGTCTTCTGATCCTGTTCCTGTCCTATTGCCAAATAATAATCATTGTCTTGTTGGCATAAATAAACATTGATTGGCAAGGCAGTATTGTAACGATATGCTTGTAATTCAGCTATTTTGTTATTAATTTTTTCAAGTGCCTCATAGTGCTGGTTTTGCAAAACTCTAGGTTCTGCTGGATGTTTTGATCCTTTTAGCAACTCTCTAAGGGGTTCAAGATCTTTATTAGTAATCCCTATCCATTGTCTGATCCATTGCAATTCTCCTAATAATTTTTGGACATCATTCACTGTTTCTATTTTCACATGTAGTGTAATTTTTTGAGGtctgattctgctttctgtcactatCAGTCCTAGATAATTCCATGGTTCTTGGGCCTGAATCTTATCTTTTGCAATTGTCAATCCCCAGTGCTTAAGAGACTGTGATAATGTAGTCTTTTCAGTTTCTGTTAAGGGAATGGGAGAAGCAATCAAGATATCATCCATATAATGTAATACCACGTATGTAGGGTGTGAACTCTTCCAATTTTATAATGCTTGGTTAACATACCATTGACATATGGTTGGGCTATTACGCATTCCCTGTGGCAGAACTATCCATTCAAATCTTCTCATGGGGGCACTGTTATTCTTTGATGGTATACTAAAGGCAAATCGTTGAGTATCAGCAGGATCGAGTGGAATACTAAAGAAACAATCCTTAAGATCAATAATGTAGACAGCCCAATTAACAGGtattgcagctggagaaggtagGCCTGGTTGTAACGCTCCCATTGGCGTCATTTGCTCATTAACAGCACGAAGATCGTGCAAAAATCgccattttcctgattttttctgTATAACAAAAACTGGagtgttccaaggactaaaagATTCTTTTATATGGCCTTTCTCTAATTGTTCATCCACAAGCTGGTTCAGGTGCTCCAATTTTTCATCAGTGAGCGGCCACTGATCAACCCACACAGGCTTATCAGTTTTCCAAGTCAGCTTAATAGTGGGAAGAGCACCTTTGTCAGTGGCCGCTATGGAAAAGGAGTAGACAAAACAAGTTGCCATTGGGAGAGTACATCTCGACCTAGCAACCATAAGGGTGTGTTCATGATTACAGGTGTTACTTTTGCAATGTTCCCCTCATTGTCTTTGATGTCCAATAACACAGCActttttctcatttctgctAGTCCTGCTATTCCCAAAACCTTCTCAGATGAATTTACAATTGGCCACGCTTTTGGCCAATATGCAGCTGGCACTATAGTGACATCTGCACCCGTGTCAATCATCATCTCAGCTGTAATGGTTTTAGGGGTGATCTGAGTATCGGGATGGATAATGGTAACAGAACGTGTAGGTTTGTTGTTAGTTATCACCTCAGAGAAAGCTATTAGTGGCTCTGTAGACCCAAaccctcctgttcctctgaTTTTAGGTGTTGAATGTGGtacacaggctttgaaaggaatcAATTGTGCTATCTTACTGCCTTTTGGAATGGTAATTGGTGGTGTAAAAACATTAACCATAATGTGAATAACTCCTGTGAAGTCACTATCGATTAATCCTGGTTGTACAAAAATTCCAGTTCTTGTAGCTGAAGATCTTCCTATTAGCAAGGCAGAAAGTCCATACCCTAATGGTCCTTTACTGGTAGTAGGGATTAgtgtaacctcctgtgttgtgatTGTTATTGTTTCACTTACGACCAAATCGAGGCCAGCGCTTCCTCTGGTGGCGGCGAGTAGATCGTCGAGGCAGCCTCCGTTGTGGGGGGTCCGGTCGCttaagatgaggtctgagccgcGCCCCCCACGCGGCCTCCCCCGTTTCCCTGCTGGGGCACAAGAGGTGTTCCATCCTTCTTAAATCGGGATTTGCAGTCTGATGCTCTGTGTCCGAACTTGTCACACTTGTTGCAGGTACCTGCGAATGGAGAACTCATCGACGATACTTGGTTAGTAACAGCCTTAATTGTAggacaatgctttttaaaatgtcccGTCTGTCCACATTTAAAACATACAGGATTTGAGCCCTTGTCCCCCTTTCCTTGTGGCGAGCATTTGGACAATGCAGCTGCTAATGCAGAGGCATGAATTcgagccttttccttctcttcttccatcgGGGCTCGAGAACATTGTTCTAccatttgcagtaaagaagcagcagggggtAAAGTGGCAATTAACCTCCGACAGGCAGCATTGGCATTTTGCATAGCAATCTCTTTTACCAATGTCTCTTTCATGTTGGCTGGAATGTCAGGTGCCATTTCAAcaccttctgtaattctgtcaacAAATGCCATAAATGACTCAGAGTCTCTCTGTTTAATTTGCAAGTATGGTTGTTTTGGAGTGCCAACCTGTGGCAAACTGGCGAAAGCTTCAAGGGCAGCCACTTTGCTTTGAGCCAGAATTCGCAAGTCTAGCGCAGCTTGCCGCTGTGGGTCAATGTACTGACCGTTCCCCATCAATTGCTCTAGGGAGGCCACCCGTAAGGGATCTCCGTGCGGCAGTGTCAAGTTAtcaagctgtttctgctctaaTCTTTCCTGCCACTTGTTAACAAACATCATATAACTCGTAGGTCCCAGCATCAGTTCAAACAGATGTTTAATGTCTGTGGGTATTAGTGTCTGATGTTTTATAAATGTTTCCATCTGTCTTCTGACCAGTCGATTGTCTATTCCATAAtctaaaattgctttctgtattttggcAACTGTGGTCCAGTCTATAGGCTGCCAGTTTCTCTGTCCATTATTATCAATAGTTACTGGTGCAGCTGTAAACTGAAAATCCCCAGTAATTTCAGCATTGGTTACAACTCCCTTCCACCGGTTTGACATGTCAAAGTTGGGATCTTTTGGAATGTAATCAGAATTTCTCTGTTTAGGAGTCTCCTTTGACTTTTCCTCATTCGCTTTCcctctccaccacttccagaCATCATCCACCATTCCACTTGCTGaatcctctttccttttatACTGAGGATACAATGCAAACCAATCTGCAAGCTTTCTCTTATCCTCCGCAGACAGTCTCGCTTCTGAACCATACTTAGACCGCAAATACCAATCGCCCTCCTCTATGTTCATTTCACCATCTCTGATACTTTGTAACACCCGTTGACGAACCCCTTCCACTGACATTTTACcatctgtatttttctcttcagtaacagcagcagggtgaacaCAATTACCAGACTCAATCTTTGTTAATTGTTTCTCAACATTTTTCAGACCTTCAACAATAGACTTATGTGCCTTGCGATAACTCTCTTTAACCACCCTTGATTTGGAACCTTTATCCAACCGTTGCATCTCATTCAATAGTTTAGTCATTgcatctgcctgctcatgtaaaagagtctttaactcctcttcctcaggaggcagagggacagtTGCAGGATCTATTTGCGGAGCTGATGGTACCGCTTGTCCCACTTCCATAGGCTCGGGGACTTGTGAACCTCCCGCTCCCTTATCGGggtcccaatcaggaatgagatAATCGTAAGGACCTTGGGTAGCAGGGCAAACAGTTTTCGTCTCAGTTTTTATCTCAGTTTTTGTCTCCGCGGCAGTTTTTGTCTCCGCCCCCGATCCCgatgttactttatttttagCGTCTTTCAAGATGGTCTGAATTATTGCTTCAACTTCTGCCTCCGCTCCTATTTTTTGTACTAAGAGACTGATCTGTCGATAGGTTGAAGCaagtctttttgcttctttattatCAGTCTGGACAGATTCCCATATTTCCTCCCCTATACGCTTCCACGTCTCGTCTTTAAAAACTTGTGCAGTTTCCTTGAGTAAGCCTCTACGGCGTGCCCAAGACAACAAATCTGTCACTAGAGCCCGATCCAGCGggtctccagctttctgtccAAATTTCAACAAGGCTTCAACAGAAGCTTTTTCTATTCCCGGGGCCGTATTCCCCATTCCGCGCCTTTTCCCTGCTCAAGGCAGCCGACTCACCCGCTGAGTCGAAAATCCGTGGTACCACTCACGCCTCTCTCGGACGTCCggccgcagccgccgcggaatttcttttctttttccccgctttgcagtcagctcagctctcttcccGGGTATCAGGTCTCTTGCTGATCACGTCGGGGGTCACCAGATGTCGCTGTTAGGCGCTGTTAGCAtgctgactgttcccaaagttgaggaaatggacttacagaatccaatatggattgtaaatgtaagacatttaatacacaaatcagaaggctttttatactattacaggattacatgtcgatttctaattggtccatgcaatacatttttgtggtttaaagcataatcattagtagatacaaaaaggtatttttataagcagtacgtgtgctcatatatcaaaccctacatttccagatgtgcagatcctttgttctatggtatattcatgactgattcattacttgttttactttgcacagctgtatcacaaggacgcaacatcctcaggccaactctgctttttttcatagaaagcacgaagcggacacagtgtccttgggctgaccggtgtcttacccgctgtgttccaatcgcctacatatcgattgcaaagcaacagcccctacaaaatTCCCCACACTTCTGACTCTTACACCTTCTTGCTGTTGTATGTCAGTGTGCTTCACATGGTAATCCCTGTAAGGTAGGGATGATGTGTTTCAATATCTTTGTGCAGTTCAAGGACAGTAGAGTCCAGCTCTGCattgctgctgttgctcagtGTCTCAATGCAGTAAAGTGAGACATGAAGTTGTGTTGCTCTTAGTCCTGTCATCCTTGACTGAATTCCATTCTCATTAGAGAACTCAGATGTAGGTCGAAATTGTGCCCCTTCTCCACAGAATTAGCATTTCAGTTTTAAGCAGTTCATCTGGGTTATAACCATACTTTTAGTTAGACATGAGGGACTTGTTTTAGGACCACGTGGTCTGTGTGCCCCATTCCTGTAATAGAGTAATAATGGGGCAGCCTTGCCTGTATACTCACACTTTTACTGCACCAACCCATAACGTTTTGTTGTACAGGTAGTAAATAGCAGTTGAAGATTATTAATATTGAATTTATGTTGTTGAGCACTTAGACTGTTTGCTACTTGTATTTTACACAGAAAATGTAACACAGAAGTCTGCTAGTTTTAATCTTTCATGCTTGTAGGACCTTCTGACTCTGTGTGCTTAGGCAAAGATGCACTACGTACTCTTAAGTCTTACTCTGTTTGCTCGTTTATGTTTAATAGTGACAGCCTGATTACTCTGAGTGCATGGTCATCATGCATGTATCAGTGGAGCTTCTTGGATGTTCATACTACCTAACACTTTTTTCATTGATTTGGATGATGGAACAAAGAGCATCCTTATtagatttgcagatgacaccaaacggAGAAGTGAGTTTGGCACAGCAGCCTGTGATTAGGTGAAATTAgcaagctggaggagcaggccAGCAGAACCCCATGAAGTTCAGTGGAGATGCATGTACCTTGAATAGAACAACTCCATATAACAGTGTGGACTGGGAACTCTTGGTCTAGAGAGCAACTTGAGTGTTGGGGTTTGATTTGTTTGCATtactctttaaaaagaaaataaacctgGAGGGCATCAGgttgagtcagcagtgtgtcctTGCAACGGTAAAGGCCAGCAGCTTGACTGCattagcagcagtgtggccagcaaacTGAGGGAAGCAATTATTCTTGTTTACCATTTGGGAGAATAGAGTTGGAAAACTACCCAGTTTCAGACTCCTGAAGACAAAGCTGAGTATTGGTAATCTGGAGGGAATCTGTCAAATGGCTGCTGAGACTGGAAGGCTGGAAACAGGAGCTCGCTGCCTAAtttgcagctgcagagaaaatGGGAGCTCAGAATTTCTCAAAAGAGCCCAGTGTGATAGAACAGGAGGCAGTGGTCTAGCAATAAAACTTTGGTGTAGTTAGTGGGAGCATTAAGAGTGATAATTTGATTGTAATTCTGACTAGTTGTAAAGAAAAGCATGTTCCTGGTGAGAGAGGGTAACATGAACAGGTTGCATAGAAGAGCTGGTGTCCACCCTTGGAGAGTCTCCATCCTCACATTCTCAGAACTCAACTGAGCAACTGAACTTTGGAGTTAGCCCAGCTTTAAGCAGGTGTTGGAACTATTTGGGAGCTTAAAAGAAGACTCTGGAGATACTACCTGACTGAAgtttttctgtggttctatacaGCTACCTTGTTGACGGAGATTTTATAGAGGTATCTTTTTATGTCACTGTGTTGACCTCTCTTATACCAAGGCACATATAACCCAAATGGTGTTTTTTTGAGGCCAGGAGACTGTGTGTCAATCTGGCTTTGGAGCATGTGTATGTGTATGTCGTTTCAAGTGATTTTTTTCACGGAAGAGCTTAGTTGAGTGTGAACGGGAGagggttttttgtggtttttgtttctctttttcggCTACTCCTGTGTCAAAGAGCAAAGCCAATTAGAGCCTAGAGCCAGTTTGGAGAACAATGCTCTTAGAAATGCTCTCAGTGACAAACTACTTATTTGCTCACAAAGCTGGTCCGGAGCAGTGCTGTTCCTTTGTTTTCATTCAAAAGTACAGATATTTGCAGGTGTTGTCTTTGGCCTTTTCTTAAGAGAAGATGCTATCAGGATGGAACATGGGCACTTTGAGGTGCACTCATTATTGAGTAGGGCCAGAAGGCCATCCCTGTAGTGCTACCTGGGAGGTGTGATGGTGAAACTGAAAAAaagataaggaaaaaaagaaaaggcaaagtcaATGTGATAATTGGTAGCTGTTTACAGACATTTTCTTCCTAAAGGTACAGTTTCTACAATGACATGAATCCTTAAAGCAAGAATTTCAGAGAATAATTTGTCAGCTTACTGTTTTGGGACTTTTGTCTTGAATATTGGAGTGCTTTCTATCTTCCTTTCAGGAGGAGGCAGTAGTAGTTTTAAATGAgacagttggactagatgatcattgtaggtcccttccaaccaagtTATTCTAAAATATTCAATACTTCTGTAACCCTTCATAATCTCCAGTATGCTATCATGGCTAGGGAATTTATTTCCTGGAATGTTAACACATGTGAAAGCTCATAATTCTCAAAGTTGGTGAGGTTTATAACATccactccttttccttttttggcTTGTGCCATCCTGCCTTTCAGTGTTCTCTTTCTCAAAGTAAGCTCCTGTGTGCCTGCAGTATAATCAGCTATTGGTATTGAAACCTTAATTATGGACTGATGTCAAAGTAAGTGCTTACTCAAGAACAATTTTTTTATGTCTACTCCTCCTCCATTTTTTggtatttaaaaataaagcttAAAAGGTAAGAAGTTGGTGTGTGTTTGCATATCCAGCCCTCAAAGACAGCTGGCTGATCTGAGCTGACACACAGTTAAGGATTTAAATGCAGTGAGTCACTGACAAGCTTGACCTGAGGCTGAGAAATGAAAGCTGGGCTCCCACCTCTGTTTCCTTGTAAGCACTGTCAGGGCACAGCTGTGGCCCACACCATGCTTTGAAGTGAGCATGTATGGGATTAGCGACACATATGTTCTCCTGAGAAGCAGGTACATCAATCATTTGAATATACAGAGTATGTGAGACTGTCCCTTACTTTTTTCCTAACAGGACTAAATATTGCTAAAGGTACAACCATATTTCTCACTTTTCCTTCTATGTCTCTGTTCATGGAAAACCTTTGCTATAGTGTTTCTGGGCatttcgaggtctcttccaacctggttgattctatgattctgtgattgtaccaTTTATTAAAGCACATCTGCAGAATACAGTTGGACCCTGTCTTCAGGATCAAACAAAGATATTTGTGTCCACCTCAAGCTACAGTCTAGGCACATAGTTTGAAGCCTTGTGTCTTGTAAGCAAGACACCTGTATTTGTGGGGCTGGTGCATGCCTGGCCTTACAGCTGCAACTGATAAAAGGCAGCGTTGGGCTGAATCTGCACAGGTGTGCAAACACAAAACAGTGTTTGCTTACTCTGCTGCAATCTGAATCCTTCACTCCTCaaagtatttgttttccctggaAAATGACATTGTAGTGTAATAGGTATAAGACCACATTAAATATCACTTAACAGAGCTGATCACTGCAAGAAAAAGGAGTGATTTCTctgtactttttttcttttcctccggGTGAATTAACTGTAGCTAACCAACTGTGAGACTACCCCACCTCAGTACAGCACTGACAAAACCTGCATTGACTCAAGACCTACGCCTGTACCCTCTCCACTGGAATTTTGTCTTGCTGTAAATCCCTTGTCTAGTGGTGTTAGGTAAAAATTACTGTTGCTTTGCTTAAGAGATGGAAGAAATATTTTGATGGTTTCACTTAAACACCAGGACAAAATTCTTCATTTTGAGGATGGCAAAGCACTGGACTGCCCAGAtatgctgtggagtctccatttcaGGAGACACTGAACACCCACCCATCTGGACTTGTTCTTGGGTGATTTATTCCAGGTGTTCCTGCACTAGCAGCAAAGTTGGACTAGACAATCTtgagagggctcttccaacctctaccattctatgattctgtgactgtcccTGCAGCTAAGgctgaagtgctgcagcctggctctggtCAATATGTGAATACATTGCAATTGGTATTAGACATTGCACTGTTGTAGTTTTCCTCAAGTATATGGAAGTATGGAAATTGGGATGAGCTAGTTAATACTTGTAGGTGTGAGCAGGTgtctgcctccctccccccccattaGACGTTTGAGCCCTACAAGTTCATAAAGGTGGTGTGTCCTCAAAGCATCTTTCTTTCGTCAGCCTTTGGTCCTGGTTGCCTGACTctcaggctgagggtggtggggCAGAGGCTGAGTATTCTGCATGGATTCATAGTTAGGACTGCAGAAATGCAACCCTTTCATTCCCACATTCCCCTTGCAGTCCTTGTTCTGTAAACTGTCCTGTACAATTTCTCCCAGTTACCAGAGGTTTCTGTATAAGTAATGATCCTAGATGTACATAGCTGGATGTACATTAATTCTTTTCTAAAAGAGAGATAAGTACTATTTGAGTTGAAATAAGTAAAATCTATTCTTGGATTTGGCTTCTGTATCTGACAAGTGAATGTGGTAGTGTCTCAATTTAGCAAACACTTTATAATGTTCAGTTTTATTGCACTGCATTGCTAAAAATGCTGTCTGGATTACAAAATTATGATGCAGATTTCTTATTAAAGTCACAATTGAAATGTACATAAATATTATCTGGAACAGGTGAGGAACTGAAGAATGTAATTTGCTATAGTACAGTGTTTCATTATTTCAGCACTACTCATGTATTATACATTTCCATTAAGTATCTGAGCTGATGCCTCTTCTATCAGTAGATAGCTACTACAGCAAGTGGAATAGGAATTAATAGCACTGCAGTAGGAAAGCCACAGATAATATTACAAACACAGTATTAAACTTTGCAAAGTAGATTCAAAATTCTATTTCAGCTTTGAAAATAATAATGCCAGTGTGAGACTTGGAGAAGtcgattttatttttttttcctgccaacTCCTTGTCCAAGAACTCCTAGAAGGAGAAAGGGGGACTGTGGAAGTGTCATGGTGTTTGGGGTGACCTTTGTGCTGTTCCTGTGCCCCTAGAATACTGGCAGTATTACAGTACACATTTCAGGTGCAAATCTATTGCAATTAGATTAGCAAAGAGAGATTCATCGAAGTGAGGTAGCATTTAgtggtgtgtgtgtatgttgTCAGTTCTCTCTGTTTATTAAGACTAGCACAGTCATAACAGCTGGTCACTTGTCATCACTGTGGCTGAACCAAGTAATCTTCCTTTACGGTGTGCATGATAGCGTGTAAACCAGCAAACATCTTTCCCATTTAAGGTTAGAAGGAGCTGATCACAGTTGCTTTCACTTCATACAGATAGGACTTTGAACAAGTAACAGTCATTAAAAAATATCATGTCTTAAAATATGAAGCATAGGTTACACTTTTTCTTTAGAACCAATGTTTCTCAGGTTTCTTGTCTGAAATGAAAAGCACTGGATTTTCTCCAAGAGCCTGATGTGAACTCTCACTGTGAATCTGGCctgaacagcagccagggagtaGGGACCGAGACTCCTGCCACCGGCTTCTTCATCCCTTTGTTCAGGAGGTGGGGCCCTGGCTCAGGTGAATAACT includes:
- the LOC135184871 gene encoding uncharacterized protein LOC135184871; the encoded protein is MGNTAPGIEKASVEALLKFGQKAGDPLDRALVTDLLSWARRRGLLKETAQVFKDETWKRIGEEIWESVQTDNKEAKRLASTYRQISLLVQKIGAEAEVEAIIQTILKDAKNKVTSGSGAETKTAAETKTEIKTETKTVCPATQGPYDYLIPDWDPDKGAGGSQVPEPMEVGQAVPSAPQIDPATVPLPPEEEELKTLLHEQADAMTKLLNEMQRLDKGSKSRVVKESYRKAHKSIVEGLKNVEKQLTKIESGNCVHPAAVTEEKNTDGKMSVEGVRQRVLQSIRDGEMNIEEGDWYLRSKYGSEARLSAEDKRKLADWFALYPQYKRKEDSASGMVDDVWKWWRGKANEEKSKETPKQRNSDYIPKDPNFDMSNRWKGVVTNAEITGDFQFTAAPVTIDNNGQRNWQPIDWTTVAKIQKAILDYGIDNRLVRRQMETFIKHQTLIPTDIKHLFELMLGPTSYMMFVNKWQERLEQKQLDNLTLPHGDPLRVASLEQLMGNGQYIDPQRQAALDLRILAQSKVAALEAFASLPQVGTPKQPYLQIKQRDSESFMAFVDRITEGVEMAPDIPANMKETLVKEIAMQNANAACRRLIATLPPAASLLQMVEQCSRAPMEEEKEKARIHASALAAALSKCSPQGKGDKGSNPVCFKCGQTGHFKKHCPTIKAVTNQVSSMSSPFAGTCNKCDKFGHRASDCKSRFKKDGTPLVPQQGNGGGRVGGAAQTSS